The Tripterygium wilfordii isolate XIE 37 chromosome 4, ASM1340144v1, whole genome shotgun sequence genome has a window encoding:
- the LOC119997293 gene encoding probable protein phosphatase 2C 44, whose product MSKHSAPGASRPAPSKPNFLTKIKSASCFNSPSPDCGKGRSKSSGRKTSHGFHLVEGKSGHDMEDYHVAEYRKKKNHELGLFAIFDGHLGDRVPTYLKDNLFNNILDEQNFFKDPAIAIKNAYCSTDKFILENSMQLGPGGSTAVTAIVIDGTDLWVANVGDSRAVAFERGAANQLTVDHEPHSERKRIEKQGGFVTILPGDVPRVNGQLAVARAFGDQSLKAHLSSEPDVRHVPIDPTIEFVILASDGLWKVMKNQEAVDFVKSIRDPQAAAKRLTSEALARKSKDDISCIVIRFG is encoded by the exons ATGAGCAAGCACTCGGCCCCAGGTGCTTCCCGCCCCGCCCCGAGCAAGCCCAACTTCCTCACCAAGATCAAg AGTGCATCTTGTTTTAATTCGCCGTCCCCAGACTGTGGAAAAGGGAGGAGTAAATCCTCAGGTAGAAAAACTTCGCATGGATTCCACTTGGTTGAAGGGAAATCTGGTCATGATATGGAGGACTATCATGTTGCTGAAtacagaaaaaagaagaatcaTGAGCTCGGATTATTTGCCATATTTGATGGTCATCTTGGGGATCGCGTCCCAACTTACTTGAAAGATAACCTTTTCAATAACATACTCGATGAG caaaatttcttcaaagatcCTGCGATTGCAATAAAGAATGCATACTGCTCCACCGATAAGTTTATATTGGAAAACTCTATGCAATTGGGGCCAGGTGGCTCAACTGCAGTAACAGCAATTGTTATCGATGGAACAGACCTATGGGTTGCAAATGTTGGCGACTCAAGAGCTGTTGCCTTTGAGAGAGGTGCTGCCAACCAACTTACAGTAGATCATGAGCCACACAGCGAGCGCAAGAGGATTGAGAAGCAGGGTGGCTTTGTTACAATTCTTCCTG GAGATGTTCCTAGGGTAAATGGCCAACTTGCAGTTGCACGTGCTTTCGGAGATCAGAGCCTGAAAGCACATTTAAGTTCCGAGCCGGACGTAAGACACGTGCCCATAGACCCTACAATTGAGTTTGTTATATTGGCAAGTGATGGACTGTGGAAG GTTATGAAGAATCAAGAGGCAGTTGATTTTGTGAAATCTATTAGAGATCCTCAAGCAGCAGCTAAGCGTTTGACAAGTGAAGCATTGGCAAGAAAGAGTAAGGATGATATATCATGCATTGTTATCCGATTTGGATGA